In the genome of Pseudomonadota bacterium, one region contains:
- a CDS encoding nucleotidyltransferase family protein, translating to MIDKPKLNMTAIVLAGQRDGEDALAQHAGASCKAFVEIDGKPMLLRVLATLSTSPGIKTILLSGPSKDKLKDQREINNLIQSGDISWLPPQSSPSTSAYEALRMLPPEQQVLLTTADHPLLSVEIVDEFCTRGAEQDADLVIGFARFSLVQKEFPGLEKTVLRFSDGELCGCNLFAFLTPAGREAANFWRRTESRRKNPFRVIGALGWINVLKYFFGALTLEDALDALSRKLELRVRAVVLPYADAAVDVDSIADYRTVQEQFLKRQDISP from the coding sequence GTGATCGATAAACCAAAACTGAATATGACCGCCATTGTTTTGGCGGGTCAGCGAGATGGCGAAGATGCGCTCGCACAACATGCCGGGGCCAGCTGCAAGGCATTCGTCGAGATCGATGGCAAACCCATGCTGTTGCGCGTGCTTGCAACGCTTTCAACATCGCCAGGCATAAAAACAATTCTTCTATCCGGCCCGAGCAAGGACAAACTCAAAGATCAGCGCGAGATCAACAATTTAATTCAATCTGGCGATATATCCTGGCTGCCACCGCAATCGAGCCCGAGTACCAGTGCCTATGAAGCTTTGCGCATGCTGCCGCCAGAGCAACAGGTTTTATTGACAACGGCTGACCACCCGCTGCTATCGGTGGAGATCGTCGATGAATTTTGTACGCGGGGCGCCGAACAGGATGCGGATCTTGTTATTGGTTTCGCACGGTTTTCTCTCGTACAGAAAGAATTTCCTGGGCTGGAAAAAACAGTGTTGCGTTTTTCCGATGGCGAATTATGTGGTTGTAATTTGTTCGCATTTTTGACGCCCGCCGGCAGGGAAGCAGCAAACTTCTGGCGGCGCACCGAGTCTCGGCGTAAAAACCCGTTTCGGGTGATTGGCGCCCTGGGGTGGATAAACGTGCTCAAATATTTCTTCGGTGCGTTGACGCTCGAGGATGCGCTGGACGCTTTGTCGCGAAAACTGGAACTGCGTGTGCGTGCGGTTGTGCTGCCTTACGCGGATGCGGCCGTCGATGTCGATTCAATAGCGGACTATCGCACCGTCCAGGAACAGTTTCTGAAGCGACAGGATATCTCGCCTTAG
- the kdsB gene encoding 3-deoxy-manno-octulosonate cytidylyltransferase: MKIVAIIPARMGSSRFPGKPLTPILGKSMIEHIYRRVSLCEQLHATVIATCDEEIRHAAENFGAPVVMTSSTHERASDRVAEAAQKLEADLIVMVQGDEPMIYPDMIDAAVAPFLSDGSIGCVNLARRLDSQDDYENPNTIKVVTDKQGNAMYMTRAPIPTLTKEGLADTIALKQVCVIVFRRSELELYTRLDPTPLEQYESIDMLRLMEHGRPVHMVPTERDTIAVDCPEDVPRVEEMLSHDALAKTY, from the coding sequence ATGAAGATTGTTGCAATCATTCCGGCCAGGATGGGTTCGAGCAGGTTCCCCGGAAAGCCGCTGACTCCGATTCTGGGCAAATCGATGATCGAACATATCTATCGTCGTGTTTCCCTGTGCGAGCAGTTGCACGCGACGGTTATTGCAACCTGTGATGAAGAAATTCGCCACGCAGCAGAGAATTTTGGCGCACCCGTAGTCATGACATCATCTACCCATGAGCGGGCCAGCGACCGGGTCGCGGAAGCAGCGCAAAAACTGGAAGCTGACCTGATCGTCATGGTGCAAGGCGATGAGCCCATGATATACCCGGATATGATCGATGCCGCGGTCGCGCCCTTCCTCAGTGACGGCAGCATCGGGTGCGTTAACCTGGCACGCAGGCTGGACAGTCAGGATGACTACGAAAACCCGAATACGATCAAAGTGGTAACAGATAAGCAAGGCAACGCGATGTATATGACGCGAGCTCCCATTCCGACGTTGACCAAGGAGGGGCTCGCCGATACGATTGCGCTGAAACAGGTGTGCGTTATCGTGTTCAGGCGTAGCGAGCTCGAGCTTTATACGCGTCTTGATCCAACGCCCCTGGAACAATACGAATCCATCGATATGCTGCGTTTGATGGAACATGGAAGACCCGTACATATGGTGCCCACCGAACGAGACACGATCGCTGTCGATTGTCCGGAAGATGTGCCGCGTGTGGAAGAAATGCTGAGTCACGATGCCTTGGCAAAAACCTATTGA
- a CDS encoding phosphoglycerate dehydrogenase: protein MSEVVISTSSFDVDNNPGIDSLRAAGLRIATNPFGRKLTEDEISKLLTDSVVGLLAGVEPLTAQVISNAKNLRVISRCGVGLDNVDLSAARDRNISVMSTPDAPVDAVVEMTMGLMLATLRQIPEADHQVRNDGWPRLKGRLLKAQTVGILGLGRIGSKVAGICSSFGARVIAYDPVVQNTSADVECVDLQALLSQSDIVSLHIPYNEETHHLIDKENLAAMKRGAVLINTARGSLVEEEELVKALRSGHLWGAGLDVFESEPYSGELRDLPRVVLTPHLASSAVESRREMEMEAARNLHLGLCDAGVIGDGDQP, encoded by the coding sequence ATGAGTGAAGTCGTAATTTCCACCTCATCGTTTGATGTTGATAACAATCCGGGTATAGATTCGTTACGGGCCGCCGGGCTGCGGATTGCCACCAATCCGTTCGGTCGCAAGCTGACAGAAGACGAAATAAGCAAACTGCTCACCGACTCCGTCGTTGGGCTTCTGGCCGGCGTCGAGCCCCTGACGGCGCAGGTGATCTCCAATGCAAAAAACTTGCGGGTGATCTCACGATGTGGCGTTGGGCTGGACAACGTCGATCTCTCTGCCGCCCGCGATCGCAATATATCCGTAATGTCGACGCCGGACGCCCCGGTGGATGCAGTCGTGGAAATGACGATGGGGTTGATGTTGGCCACATTGCGTCAGATTCCGGAGGCCGACCACCAGGTTCGCAATGATGGCTGGCCGCGGCTCAAAGGGCGATTACTCAAAGCCCAGACGGTTGGCATCCTGGGCCTGGGTCGAATCGGCAGCAAAGTCGCCGGTATTTGTTCCTCATTTGGAGCACGGGTAATAGCATACGATCCAGTCGTACAAAACACTTCAGCCGATGTGGAATGTGTAGATCTGCAAGCGCTGTTATCGCAGTCCGATATTGTGAGTTTGCATATTCCATATAATGAGGAAACTCATCACCTGATCGACAAAGAGAACCTGGCCGCAATGAAACGCGGCGCAGTCCTGATTAACACCGCGCGAGGCAGCCTGGTAGAAGAAGAAGAACTGGTAAAAGCGCTGCGCAGCGGCCATTTGTGGGGGGCTGGTCTGGATGTATTCGAGTCGGAACCGTACTCGGGAGAATTGCGCGATCTGCCGCGGGTAGTGCTGACTCCTCACCTGGCTTCCAGTGCTGTAGAATCACGCCGCGAGATGGAAATGGAGGCAGCCCGTAATTTGCACCTGGGGTTGTGCGATGCGGGCGTAATTGGCGATGGAGATCAGCCGTGA
- a CDS encoding acyl carrier protein: MSIGYDKVLAAAVSIVSRLVKSDTELSADTDLQEDVGMTSLQVMDLVLEIEEEFDISFPLNRLPDIRTIKDLAQEIFAVLDQ, translated from the coding sequence ATGAGTATTGGTTACGACAAAGTACTTGCCGCGGCTGTTTCGATAGTCAGCCGATTGGTCAAGTCGGATACCGAGCTGAGTGCGGATACCGATTTGCAAGAGGATGTCGGCATGACGTCGCTGCAAGTGATGGACCTTGTTCTGGAAATTGAAGAGGAATTCGATATTTCCTTTCCGCTCAATCGCCTGCCGGACATTCGGACTATAAAAGACCTAGCTCAGGAAATCTTCGCAGTACTCGATCAATAA
- a CDS encoding HAD family hydrolase — protein sequence MNLHGLDAIIFDFDGVLVESVDIKTQAFAALYADHGEKVVAQVEDYHLRHGGESRFEKFRYFQTEILGGPPLHDHEVSDLAALFSKLVIDRVVSAPMVTGAQEFLDYCQNRLALYIVSGTPTSELDEILQRRKLRQYFEGIRGSPGTKAEHISELLVEYEIDASRCVMIGDAIADHKGAMSNRLKFLGRVAENDKNPFPDDVIAFADFSCLPERWCKA from the coding sequence ATGAATTTGCACGGTCTGGACGCGATTATTTTCGATTTTGACGGGGTTCTGGTCGAATCCGTTGACATCAAGACGCAAGCCTTCGCAGCCCTTTACGCGGATCATGGCGAGAAGGTCGTGGCGCAGGTCGAGGATTATCATTTGCGTCACGGCGGAGAGTCCCGGTTTGAAAAATTTCGTTACTTCCAGACTGAAATACTGGGTGGGCCTCCACTGCACGACCACGAAGTTTCGGATTTGGCAGCCTTATTTTCGAAACTCGTCATTGACCGGGTCGTTTCGGCGCCGATGGTGACAGGGGCGCAAGAATTCCTGGACTACTGTCAAAATCGCCTGGCGCTGTATATTGTATCGGGAACCCCAACGTCCGAGCTGGATGAAATTCTACAGCGACGTAAATTGCGGCAGTATTTCGAAGGGATTAGAGGATCTCCTGGGACCAAGGCAGAACACATCTCCGAGCTGCTGGTCGAGTATGAAATAGATGCCAGCCGCTGCGTGATGATTGGCGATGCAATTGCGGACCACAAAGGCGCCATGTCCAACAGGCTGAAGTTTTTGGGACGGGTCGCTGAAAATGACAAAAACCCTTTTCCGGATGATGTAATAGCATTTGCAGACTTTTCCTGTCTGCCGGAAAGGTGGTGCAAGGCGTGA
- a CDS encoding SDR family NAD(P)-dependent oxidoreductase — protein MKKVIAVTGATGFIGHAIYGRLIASNYSVRVLVRNPRKASARTFSDAEIIHGDLADPDSLQRLVSGADAVIHCAGAVRGATQAQFDRVNVAGTRNLLHAIKAGTTSPRLLFISSLAAREPQLSFYAASKHRAEQVLKKEGSGIAWTVLRPPAVYGPGDRELLPVFRLMARGLALTPGLPGARFSMLYIDDLSSAVIAWLGADLVAEEIFAIDDGHAKGYDWHDVGKVVGELCKRRVRVVRAPSWLLDVPAWANSRIGTLFGAAPMLTPEKLRELRHHDWVCEGTSFQRAVNWRPNVQLPEGLRATPDWPGHRQGDIGPE, from the coding sequence TTGAAAAAGGTAATCGCCGTCACAGGCGCGACCGGGTTTATAGGTCATGCGATTTACGGCCGGCTGATTGCCAGCAATTATTCCGTTCGCGTGCTGGTTCGCAATCCTCGCAAGGCCTCTGCGCGCACCTTCAGTGATGCCGAAATCATACACGGCGACCTGGCCGACCCGGATAGCTTGCAGCGTCTAGTCAGTGGCGCCGATGCCGTCATACATTGTGCCGGCGCCGTCCGGGGTGCGACTCAAGCTCAATTCGATCGGGTTAACGTAGCGGGGACCAGGAACTTGCTGCACGCCATCAAGGCCGGCACGACCAGTCCAAGGCTGCTTTTTATCTCGTCGCTTGCAGCGCGCGAGCCGCAATTGTCTTTTTACGCCGCCAGCAAGCATCGCGCGGAGCAGGTACTGAAAAAAGAAGGCAGTGGCATCGCCTGGACTGTTTTGCGACCACCAGCCGTCTATGGCCCCGGGGACCGGGAACTGTTGCCGGTGTTTCGGCTGATGGCACGTGGGCTGGCGCTGACCCCCGGGTTGCCTGGCGCTCGATTTTCGATGTTGTATATAGACGATCTGAGCTCCGCCGTCATTGCATGGCTGGGCGCTGACCTCGTTGCGGAGGAGATATTTGCCATTGATGACGGCCACGCCAAAGGCTATGACTGGCATGATGTCGGCAAGGTCGTGGGCGAACTGTGCAAGCGGAGAGTCCGCGTCGTCCGGGCGCCATCGTGGCTGCTTGATGTGCCGGCGTGGGCAAACAGCCGCATCGGCACTCTTTTCGGCGCTGCTCCGATGCTGACCCCGGAAAAACTGCGCGAGCTGCGTCATCACGACTGGGTATGTGAAGGCACTTCATTCCAGCGTGCCGTCAACTGGCGCCCAAATGTACAATTGCCTGAAGGGTTGCGGGCGACTCCCGACTGGCCCGGCCATCGTCAGGGAGATATCGGCCCGGAGTGA
- a CDS encoding NAD(P)-dependent oxidoreductase, producing the protein MTAKKVVVFGGSGFLGSHVADCLSDTGYEVVVFDTQQSQYLRDDQQMVVGDITDLDQALEVAKGALALYNFAAVADIDKAHDQPVKTVEVNVLGAVTLLEAARLAKVERFIFASSVYVFSEAGSFYRASKQAAERFVETYHSRYDLDYTVLRYGSLYGPRADPNNGMLRMLQQAITKNCITYGGDGEAVREYIHVTDAARLSVQILEQKYANRHLVLTGTERMRVRDVMQMIAEILPGNVKLKFERGNPISHYTMTPYAYQPNIGHKLVGTDFVDLGQGLLECICDLQKHQEFDSSDQSRANLPEIG; encoded by the coding sequence GTGACGGCTAAAAAAGTTGTGGTTTTTGGTGGCAGTGGTTTTTTGGGTAGCCATGTTGCGGATTGCCTGTCCGATACCGGGTACGAGGTCGTCGTATTCGATACTCAGCAATCCCAGTATCTTCGGGACGATCAGCAAATGGTGGTCGGCGACATCACCGATTTGGATCAGGCGCTGGAGGTCGCCAAGGGTGCACTGGCGTTGTATAACTTCGCTGCCGTGGCCGATATTGATAAGGCGCACGATCAACCGGTGAAAACCGTCGAGGTCAACGTGCTGGGGGCGGTCACTTTGTTAGAGGCTGCCAGGCTCGCCAAGGTTGAGCGTTTTATTTTTGCCAGCAGTGTCTACGTTTTTTCCGAGGCCGGTTCGTTTTACCGCGCAAGCAAACAAGCAGCAGAGCGCTTCGTGGAAACCTACCATTCACGCTACGACCTGGATTACACAGTCCTGAGGTATGGCTCGCTGTATGGACCCAGAGCGGACCCGAACAACGGCATGTTGCGGATGCTGCAGCAGGCCATTACGAAGAATTGCATCACCTATGGCGGAGATGGCGAGGCGGTTCGAGAATACATTCATGTCACCGATGCAGCTCGACTGAGTGTACAGATACTGGAGCAGAAATACGCGAACAGGCATTTGGTCCTGACCGGGACCGAAAGAATGCGGGTTCGCGATGTGATGCAAATGATTGCCGAGATTCTTCCCGGGAACGTGAAACTGAAATTTGAGAGAGGCAATCCGATCAGCCATTACACGATGACGCCTTACGCTTACCAACCGAACATCGGTCATAAGCTGGTGGGGACGGATTTCGTGGATTTGGGGCAGGGTCTTCTTGAGTGTATTTGCGACCTGCAAAAACATCAGGAATTTGACTCAAGCGATCAATCGCGTGCGAATTTGCCGGAAATTGGCTAG
- a CDS encoding 2,4-dihydroxyhept-2-ene-1,7-dioic acid aldolase, with amino-acid sequence MRVEAQRKSASLKQRLAKNELTIGSWITLGHPSIAEIMAGAGFDWLVVDAEHSVIELSEIQILIQAMDAYDCPAIVRVSSNDANQIKRVMDAGATGVMVPMVNSAADAEAAVRHTYYPPRGTRGVGLARAQGYGATFKSYLDWLSSSAVVIVMIEHRDAIDNIDEILAVSGVDAFIIGPYDLSASMGMPGEITHPDVQKAIKRARKAGLAHGIPGGVHVVEPDCDELYRQIDSGFRFLGYGLDIRMLDSLCRRDLADIRSRYE; translated from the coding sequence ATGCGAGTTGAAGCCCAAAGGAAGTCCGCGTCGCTAAAGCAGCGGCTGGCGAAAAATGAACTGACGATCGGATCCTGGATTACCCTGGGTCACCCTTCCATCGCAGAGATCATGGCGGGGGCCGGTTTTGACTGGCTGGTGGTGGATGCGGAACACAGTGTCATTGAGCTGTCTGAGATACAAATTTTGATACAGGCGATGGATGCGTACGATTGTCCTGCGATTGTGCGCGTAAGCTCGAACGACGCCAACCAGATAAAGCGCGTCATGGATGCCGGCGCCACTGGAGTCATGGTGCCTATGGTGAACAGCGCCGCCGATGCTGAAGCCGCGGTTCGGCACACGTATTATCCACCCAGGGGAACTCGTGGCGTCGGTTTAGCGCGGGCGCAGGGATATGGTGCAACTTTCAAGTCTTACCTTGACTGGTTGTCGAGTAGCGCGGTCGTCATTGTGATGATTGAGCACCGCGATGCGATAGACAATATTGATGAGATTCTCGCCGTTTCCGGCGTGGACGCATTTATTATCGGACCATATGATCTCTCGGCGTCCATGGGGATGCCTGGAGAGATCACTCATCCGGATGTGCAGAAGGCAATAAAGCGTGCGCGTAAAGCGGGGCTTGCTCATGGCATACCTGGCGGGGTTCATGTGGTCGAGCCCGATTGCGACGAGCTCTACCGGCAGATCGATTCTGGTTTCCGCTTCCTTGGGTACGGGCTGGATATCCGGATGCTGGATTCGCTTTGCCGTCGGGACCTGGCGGATATTCGCAGTCGCTATGAGTGA
- a CDS encoding sterol desaturase family protein — protein MEKKSVRLFKSDFMESLTHVHPIIPLLFWSPVIGFLLWRSFSVHELSAIQVAAMILPGLLVWTLTEYLLHRFVFHFHAKSAAGKWVVYLFHGVHHDVPTDKSRLVMPPAGAVIVMAMLWVLFSLLIPAPWVEPFCAFFIVGYLIYDYTHYATHHFSMRHPWLHALKIRHLKHHYSENKEKFGVSSPLWDWVFGTLN, from the coding sequence ATGGAAAAGAAATCTGTAAGACTTTTCAAGAGTGACTTTATGGAGTCACTTACCCACGTTCACCCGATCATCCCTCTTTTGTTCTGGTCGCCGGTGATCGGGTTTTTGTTGTGGCGGTCTTTTTCCGTACACGAATTGTCTGCCATTCAAGTCGCGGCAATGATTCTGCCCGGTCTATTGGTCTGGACCCTGACGGAGTATCTGTTACACCGATTCGTCTTCCACTTCCACGCAAAGAGCGCTGCCGGCAAGTGGGTGGTGTACCTGTTTCACGGCGTCCATCATGACGTGCCGACCGACAAGAGCCGGCTGGTCATGCCGCCGGCTGGCGCGGTTATCGTGATGGCGATGCTGTGGGTTTTGTTTTCGCTGCTGATACCCGCGCCATGGGTAGAACCTTTTTGTGCGTTTTTTATAGTTGGCTATTTGATTTATGACTATACGCACTACGCGACACATCATTTTTCAATGCGACATCCATGGTTGCATGCATTGAAAATCCGTCATCTGAAACATCATTATTCCGAAAACAAAGAAAAATTCGGTGTTAGCTCGCCATTATGGGACTGGGTATTCGGCACTTTGAACTGA
- a CDS encoding N-acetyltransferase: MEKPSGSGLVVQRVSGRKQLKQFITFPQRIYAGDPNWVAPLWIEQMHRFSEKNPFFEHARWQAWVVRLGSMIVGRISAQIDDLYRDTQREDAGFFGLIEAEDDPAIFRLLLETAENWLRDQGMKIIRGPFNLSINEECGLLIDGFQRPPFIMMGHAPKYYGGQIEGAGYCKAKDLLAYELDPDFDAPGIMQRLLRGFGRKIKIRELRRKKLQEDLDILRDIFNDSWSENWGFTPFTEAEFSDMGELLTLLVDDDFIQIAEIDGRPVAMIVVFPDINQVIKDLNGRLLPFGWLKLLWRLKIKYPDSARCILMGVRKEYQKSRLGPTLAFMVIDAARKALVRRGIKNVEMSWILDDNEGMKGILEAMGGDPYKRYRIYEKTL, from the coding sequence ATGGAAAAACCATCTGGTTCCGGTTTGGTCGTCCAACGCGTATCCGGACGAAAACAACTCAAGCAATTCATAACATTCCCGCAGAGGATTTATGCGGGTGATCCAAACTGGGTCGCACCGCTTTGGATCGAGCAGATGCACAGATTTTCGGAAAAAAATCCTTTCTTTGAGCACGCCCGGTGGCAAGCGTGGGTTGTGCGTCTCGGCTCCATGATTGTTGGACGAATAAGTGCGCAAATAGACGATTTGTATAGAGACACCCAACGTGAAGACGCAGGTTTTTTTGGATTAATAGAAGCAGAGGACGACCCCGCGATTTTCCGGTTGTTGCTCGAGACGGCAGAAAACTGGTTGCGGGACCAGGGCATGAAAATAATCCGCGGCCCATTCAACCTGTCCATCAACGAGGAATGCGGTTTATTGATTGATGGCTTTCAAAGGCCTCCCTTTATCATGATGGGGCACGCTCCCAAATATTATGGCGGCCAGATAGAGGGCGCTGGCTATTGCAAGGCAAAAGACCTGCTTGCCTATGAGCTTGACCCGGATTTCGATGCCCCTGGCATAATGCAGAGGCTGCTACGGGGGTTTGGCAGGAAAATTAAAATACGTGAACTCAGACGCAAAAAATTGCAGGAGGACCTCGATATTCTTCGTGATATTTTTAACGATTCCTGGTCTGAAAACTGGGGGTTCACACCGTTTACTGAAGCGGAATTTTCCGATATGGGTGAGCTGCTTACGCTCCTGGTAGACGATGATTTTATCCAGATTGCAGAAATCGATGGCCGGCCCGTCGCGATGATCGTCGTGTTCCCGGATATAAATCAGGTCATCAAAGACCTGAATGGGCGATTGTTGCCCTTCGGGTGGTTGAAGCTGTTGTGGCGCCTGAAAATCAAATATCCGGATTCGGCCCGCTGCATACTCATGGGCGTCCGGAAAGAATACCAAAAATCCCGGCTGGGACCGACACTGGCATTTATGGTTATCGATGCGGCACGCAAGGCACTTGTCCGGCGAGGCATTAAAAACGTTGAAATGTCCTGGATCCTGGACGACAACGAGGGAATGAAAGGAATTCTGGAAGCGATGGGCGGCGACCCGTACAAGCGTTATCGCATCTACGAAAAAACCTTGTAG
- a CDS encoding aminotransferase class I/II-fold pyridoxal phosphate-dependent enzyme, with the protein MSLFEKFSQYQEMRDFFEKRGTMPFGAVTERSLSSTEAIVNGHRVILAGTNNYLGLNFDPEAIAAAQRAIEESGTGTTGSRMANGTFAGHVMLEQELAKFFNTKAAVLFSTGYSATMGMSATLAGPGEVILLDADSHASIYDGVRLSGAEIIRFRHNDTADLEKRLRRLGQRAEKTLIIVEGIYSMLGDIAPLAEIAAIKRKYGAYLMVDEAHSLGVMGDDGRGAAAAAGVEDDTDFIVGTFSKSLASIGGYCVSNHPELELVRFATRSYIFTASASPSVVASARVALKLMQQRPELREQLWKNAHQLHKQLAELGLQVDSHVSPVIAVKSESTETAIRWWEELFEKGVFVNLVIPPASPSTYSLLRCSVSAAHSAEQIQQIADAFSTLEE; encoded by the coding sequence ATGAGTTTGTTCGAAAAATTCAGCCAATACCAGGAGATGCGTGACTTTTTCGAGAAACGAGGCACGATGCCTTTTGGCGCGGTAACTGAACGCAGTTTGTCTTCCACCGAAGCCATTGTGAATGGACATCGAGTCATCCTTGCAGGCACTAACAATTATTTGGGACTGAACTTCGATCCGGAGGCAATAGCCGCGGCACAACGTGCAATCGAGGAAAGTGGTACAGGGACTACGGGTTCGCGCATGGCCAACGGAACCTTTGCCGGCCATGTAATGCTCGAACAGGAGTTGGCGAAATTCTTCAACACGAAGGCAGCGGTCCTTTTCTCGACAGGATATTCGGCGACCATGGGGATGAGCGCAACCCTGGCTGGGCCGGGGGAGGTGATTCTTCTCGATGCCGATTCTCACGCGAGTATTTATGACGGAGTTCGACTCAGTGGTGCGGAGATAATTCGTTTCCGCCATAACGACACCGCCGATCTGGAGAAGCGATTGCGCCGGCTTGGGCAACGCGCTGAGAAAACACTCATAATCGTTGAGGGCATCTACAGCATGCTTGGCGATATAGCGCCGTTAGCGGAGATCGCCGCAATCAAGCGAAAGTACGGCGCCTACCTGATGGTCGATGAAGCGCATTCCCTGGGTGTCATGGGTGATGACGGCAGGGGGGCCGCCGCTGCTGCAGGGGTCGAAGACGATACGGATTTTATAGTCGGCACGTTCAGCAAGAGCCTTGCCAGCATCGGCGGTTATTGCGTGAGCAATCATCCAGAGCTAGAGCTTGTGCGATTTGCGACACGCTCCTATATATTCACGGCCTCGGCATCGCCATCCGTGGTTGCATCTGCGCGGGTGGCACTGAAGCTCATGCAACAACGCCCGGAATTGCGAGAGCAGCTCTGGAAAAACGCACACCAGCTACACAAGCAACTGGCAGAACTGGGACTACAGGTTGATTCTCATGTCAGCCCTGTAATCGCCGTGAAGTCCGAAAGCACGGAGACCGCGATTCGCTGGTGGGAAGAACTTTTCGAAAAAGGAGTCTTCGTAAACCTGGTGATACCACCCGCGTCTCCATCGACTTACAGCCTGTTACGTTGTAGCGTAAGCGCCGCCCACAGCGCTGAGCAAATTCAGCAAATTGCCGACGCATTTTCTACACTTGAAGAATAG